From Eptesicus fuscus isolate TK198812 chromosome 22, DD_ASM_mEF_20220401, whole genome shotgun sequence, a single genomic window includes:
- the FASLG gene encoding tumor necrosis factor ligand superfamily member 6 translates to MQQPLNYPYPQIYWVDSRAPSPWTPPGTVLPCPSSVPRRPGQRRPPPPPPPPPPPPLPPLPPLPLPPLKKRRDHNTGLCLLVMFFMILVALVALGLGMFQLFHLQKELAELRESSSQRHIESSLEKQIGHSNPASEKGEQRKVAHLTGKPNSRSIPLEWEDTYGIALVSGVKYKKSSLVINDTGLYFVYSKVYFRGQSCKKQPLNHKVYMRNLKYPQDLVLMEEKMMDYCTAGQMWARSSYLGAVFNLTSADHLYVNVSEYSLVNFEESKTFFGLYKL, encoded by the exons ATGCAGCAGCCCCTGAACTACCCGTACCCCCAAATCTACTGGGTGGACAGCAGGGCCCCCTCTCCTTGGACTCCTCCAGGGACAGtcctcccctgtccctcctcgGTGCCTAGAAGACCTGGTCAAAGGaggccaccaccaccgccaccaccaccaccaccaccgccactgccacccctgcctcccctgccactgccacctctGAAGAAGAGGAGGGACCACAACACAGGCCTGTGTCTCCTCGTGATGTTTTTCATGATTCTGGTGGCCCTGGTtgcgctggggctggggatgTTTCAGCTGTTCCACCTGCAGAAGGAGCTGGCCGAGCTCAGAGAG TCCTCCAGCCAAAGGCATATTGAATCATCTTTGGAGAAGCAAATAG GTCACTCCAATCCAGCCTCTGAAAAAGGGGAGCAGAGGAAAGTGGCCCATTTGACAG GCAAGCCCAATTCAAGATCCATCCCTCTGGAATGGGAAGACACCTATGGAATTGCCCTGGTCTCCGGGGTGAAGTATAAGAAGAGCAGCCTGGTGATCAATGACACTGGGCTGTACTTCGTGTATTCCAAGGTGTACTTCCGGGGTCAGTCCTGCAAGAAACAGCCCCTGAACCACAAGGTCTATATGAGGAACCTGAAGTATCCCCAGGACCTGGTGCTGATGGAGGAGAAGATGATGGACTACTGCACTGCCGGCCAGATGTGGGCCCGTAGCAGCTACCTGGGCGCGGTGTTCAATCTCACCAGTGCTGACCACTTATATGTTAATGTGTCTGAGTACTCTCTGGTCAATTTTGAAGAGTCTAAGACATTTTTTGGCTTATATAAGCTCTAA